TCTACTTTCCGCACTCGCTGGGCATCTTCTACCAGGCCCTGACCCAGTACCTGGGCTTCCCGCACTACGGCGACGAGTACAAGGTCATGGGCCTGGCGCCCTACGGCCAGCCGCGCTACATGGACGAGATGCGGCGCATTGTCGCCCTGCAGGACGACGGCTCCTTCCGCCTCAACCTGGACTACTTCCGCCACCACAAGGAAAAGGTCGAGTACGAGTGGGAAAACGGCATCCCCGCGGTCGGCCGCCTCTTCACGCCCGCCTTGGAGGAGCTGCTGGGCAAGGCGCGCGACAAGAGCGACGAACTCACCCAAAAGCACAAGGACATCGCCCGCTCGGTGCAGGCCATGTACGAGGAAGCCTTCTTCCACCTGCTCAACACCCTGCACCGGCGCCACGGGCTGGACGCCGTCACCCTGGCCGGCGGCTGCGCCATGAACTCGGTGGCCAACGGCAAGGTGTACCGCAACACGCCCTTCAAAAAGGTCTACATCCAGTCCGCCGCCGGCGACGCGGGCGGCGCCATCGGCGCGGCCTTCGTGGTCTGGCATCAGGTCAGCCAGGACCCGGCCCGCTTCGTCATGGACCACGCTTACTGGGGCCCGCAGTTCAGCGACGATGCCGTGGGCGAGCTCGTGGCCGGCAAGCAGCAGGCGCTGGCGGACGAACGCTGCTCGGTGGAGCGCGTGCAGGACGAGGCCGAGCTGTGCCGCCGCACCGCCCAGGCCATCGCCGAGGGCAAGGTGGTGGGCTGGTTCCAGGGGCGCATGGAGTGGGGCCCGCGCGCCCTGGGCAACCGCTCCATCGTCTGCGACCCGCGCCGCGCCGACATGAAGGACATCCTCAACCTCAAGATCAAGCGCCGCGAATCCTTCCGTCCCTTCGCGCCGTCCATCCTGCGCGAGGCGGTGCCGGCCTGGTTCGAGACCGACGACGACGTGCCCTTCATGATGCAGGTCTACCAGATCCGGGAGGACAAGCGTCCCGAGATCCCCGCCGTCACCCACGTGGACGGCTCCGGGCGCCTGCAGACGGTCTATGCGGACACCAATCCGCGCTACCACCGGCTGATCAAGTCCTTCGAGGAGCTCACCGGCGTGCCCATCGTCCTCAACACCTCCTTCAACGAGAACGAGCCGGTGGTCTGCCGCCCCATGGAGGCGCTCGACTGCTTCCTGCGCACCAAGATGGACGTGCTGGTGCTGGGCGACACCTTCATCAGCCGGCGCGAGGCCGCAGAGGGCACCGAGCCGGCCGGCTCCGAAGCCAACGCGGACGCCGCTGACGGCATGGCGGACACCGGCACTTACGCCGGCGGCAGGACGCGGCGGGTGGTGCCCTGAAGGCCGCCCGAGCCCGCTCCTGCATCGCACGCTGGACGTAGAAGCGAGCTCGCCCGCGATCTCGCCAATCGTAGGAGCGAGCTGGCTCGCGATCGGCCTTTCGTCCGGCGTGATTCGCGGGTAAGCCCGCTCCTGCAACGTCCGGCACGCAGCGCAGGAGCGGGCTTGCCCGCGATCCGCATCGCTCCCTCTCCCCCGGGAGAGGGCCGGGGCGAAGGCGATGTCTCCCGGTGCCGTCCGCCTCCTGAGGGAAAACCATCCCTCCATGCCATGCTTGCCCGCCATCCCGCCACTCCCGATAATCTACTGACTATCCCTCACCGGAGACACCCATGAAGGACATCCTGGTCGTAGGCGGCGCCGGCTACATCGGTTCGCACATGGTGAAAATGCTGCTCCAGGCCGGCCACCAAGTGACCACGCTGGACAACTTCTCGGCCGGCTACCAGGACGCCGTGCTCGGCGGCGAGCTGGTGGCCGGCGACCTGGCCGACCGCGAGCTGCTCGACCATTTGTTCCGCGACCGGCGCTTCGATGGCGTCATGCACTTCGCCTCCTACATCCAGGTCGGCGAGTCGGTGCTCGATCCCGGCAAGTATTACCGCAACAACTTCACCAACACCCTCAACCTGCTGGACGCCATGGTGCAGCACGGCGTGCGCGCCTTCATCTTCTCCTCCACCGCCGCCATCTTCGGCGAGCCCCGGTACATCCCCATCGACGAGCAGCACCCCAAGGCGCCCATCAACCCCTACGGCCGCAGCAAATGGATGGTGGAGCAGGCATTGGCCGACTACGACCATGCCTACGGCCTCAAATCCGTGGCCCTGCGCTATTTCAACGC
This genomic stretch from Thermithiobacillus tepidarius DSM 3134 harbors:
- a CDS encoding carbamoyltransferase family protein, with protein sequence MAFVLGINAYHGDAAACLIQDGKLIAAAEEERFRRIKHWAGFPSEAIRYCLDEAGIKLDQVDHVAINRDPKANIWKKLSFTLAKRPDFGLVRDRIKNAREWASIEEELGRAFPGERFRGQVHNIEHHMAHLASAFLVSPFEEAVAVSVDGFGDFASAAWGVGRGSEITVEDKVYFPHSLGIFYQALTQYLGFPHYGDEYKVMGLAPYGQPRYMDEMRRIVALQDDGSFRLNLDYFRHHKEKVEYEWENGIPAVGRLFTPALEELLGKARDKSDELTQKHKDIARSVQAMYEEAFFHLLNTLHRRHGLDAVTLAGGCAMNSVANGKVYRNTPFKKVYIQSAAGDAGGAIGAAFVVWHQVSQDPARFVMDHAYWGPQFSDDAVGELVAGKQQALADERCSVERVQDEAELCRRTAQAIAEGKVVGWFQGRMEWGPRALGNRSIVCDPRRADMKDILNLKIKRRESFRPFAPSILREAVPAWFETDDDVPFMMQVYQIREDKRPEIPAVTHVDGSGRLQTVYADTNPRYHRLIKSFEELTGVPIVLNTSFNENEPVVCRPMEALDCFLRTKMDVLVLGDTFISRREAAEGTEPAGSEANADAADGMADTGTYAGGRTRRVVP
- the galE gene encoding UDP-glucose 4-epimerase GalE — its product is MKDILVVGGAGYIGSHMVKMLLQAGHQVTTLDNFSAGYQDAVLGGELVAGDLADRELLDHLFRDRRFDGVMHFASYIQVGESVLDPGKYYRNNFTNTLNLLDAMVQHGVRAFIFSSTAAIFGEPRYIPIDEQHPKAPINPYGRSKWMVEQALADYDHAYGLKSVALRYFNAAGADPDGQLGERHDPETHLIPLVLQAASGRRPHITVYGRDYDTPDGTCIRDYIHVLDLCQAHLLALEQLWAGGESAAYNLGNGQGFSVQEVIDTARRVTGREIPVLDGERRAGDPARLVADSRRAQEILGWQPRYADLATIIEHAWRWETRLKG